From Candidatus Woesearchaeota archaeon, one genomic window encodes:
- a CDS encoding AbrB/MazE/SpoVT family DNA-binding domain-containing protein: MLEDKSFEYYGSTIIGERGQMVLPSKLRKKLGIGKGEKFLVLSGEKMGARGIILVKADVMTKLLSKFFGGDINKMLKEK, from the coding sequence ATGCTTGAGGACAAGTCATTTGAATATTACGGAAGCACGATCATTGGTGAAAGAGGGCAGATGGTGCTGCCGTCAAAGCTTAGGAAAAAATTAGGAATAGGCAAAGGCGAAAAATTTCTGGTTTTAAGCGGTGAAAAAATGGGAGCCCGCGGAATCATTCTGGTCAAAGCTGATGTAATGACTAAATTGCTGTCAAAATTTTTCGGCGGGGATATAAATAAAATGCTGAAGGAAAAATGA
- a CDS encoding ABC transporter ATP-binding protein codes for MSAIIELRNVWKTYRMGEVEVNALCGLNLKIKKGEFVAIQGPSGSGKSTAMNMVGCLDIPTKGDIFLEGQNIAKLHESDLAQIRGRKIGFIFQQFNLIPTLTALENVALPMTFQDVPADERIKTAKELLAIVGLNDRMRHKPSEMSGGQQQRVAIARSLSNKPEVILADEPTGNLDSRSGRDIIHFLKKMHEKEGKTFILVTHDAALAKEADRIEYLRDGKIVKSLNGVG; via the coding sequence ATGAGCGCAATAATCGAATTGAGGAATGTCTGGAAAACATACAGGATGGGTGAAGTTGAGGTTAATGCATTGTGCGGCCTCAACCTTAAGATCAAAAAGGGCGAGTTTGTTGCAATACAGGGCCCGAGCGGCAGCGGAAAAAGTACAGCAATGAACATGGTTGGCTGCTTGGATATTCCCACAAAAGGCGACATATTCCTTGAAGGCCAGAATATTGCTAAATTGCATGAATCAGATCTTGCCCAGATAAGAGGCAGAAAAATAGGATTCATATTCCAGCAGTTTAATTTAATACCTACATTAACAGCCCTTGAGAATGTTGCCCTGCCAATGACTTTCCAGGATGTGCCGGCAGATGAGCGCATAAAAACTGCAAAAGAGCTTTTGGCAATAGTGGGCTTAAATGACAGGATGCGCCACAAGCCTTCAGAAATGAGCGGAGGGCAGCAGCAGAGAGTGGCAATTGCCAGATCACTTTCAAATAAGCCAGAGGTGATATTGGCTGATGAGCCGACAGGAAATCTCGACAGCAGAAGCGGCAGGGACATAATACACTTTTTAAAAAAGATGCACGAAAAAGAAGGCAAAACTTTCATTTTGGTCACTCATGATGCAGCTCTTGCAAAAGAGGCAGACAGGATTGAATATCTCAGAGATGGAAAAATTGTAAAAAGCTTGAATGGGGTGGGTTAG
- a CDS encoding COG1361 S-layer family protein — protein sequence MNKKIAYAILVFVLLAISINIAYAITTTTTVANPESRDIKITLISQEPDPAEPAGYVDLRFKVENWGTRAASNVTLDIIPQYPFSIGSGDSTAKNLGSISGIQLGSEGVIAKFRLKVDENAVDGENEIKVRYKTASGSEWVTTRAFNISIQAHEAIISVESANSTPRIIVPGNEALLNIVIKNIASSLLKDIRIKLNLNDTPFAPIDSSNEKTIKNLDAGLKETITFKVITAPGTKADVYKMPLEINYIDRLGKNYTKSHLIGLVVGSVPDLYISIDSSAIYKVGSSGKIIIKFVNKGLTDIKFVNAKLKETNDYEIVSPDVVYVGNVDSDDYETAEFRLFLKNAKDSKVILPLLVDYKDANNKDYSANVSLELKLISPEKLGIEQGNGFWGIVLLIIIAVAAWWGYGKWKKSRRKKA from the coding sequence ATGAATAAGAAAATAGCGTATGCGATTTTGGTTTTTGTTTTGTTGGCAATTTCAATAAACATTGCTTATGCCATAACAACCACTACAACTGTTGCGAATCCTGAAAGCAGGGATATAAAAATAACCCTGATAAGCCAGGAGCCTGACCCTGCAGAGCCTGCGGGATATGTTGACCTGCGCTTTAAAGTTGAAAATTGGGGAACGAGGGCAGCCTCTAATGTAACGCTTGATATTATTCCGCAATATCCATTTTCAATAGGCTCCGGAGACAGCACAGCTAAAAACCTCGGCAGCATATCCGGAATACAGCTTGGCTCAGAAGGAGTTATTGCAAAATTCAGGCTTAAGGTTGATGAGAATGCTGTTGACGGTGAAAATGAAATCAAGGTCCGCTACAAAACAGCATCAGGCTCTGAGTGGGTTACAACAAGAGCATTTAATATAAGCATACAGGCGCATGAAGCAATAATATCAGTTGAATCAGCCAATTCAACACCAAGGATAATTGTGCCCGGGAATGAAGCTTTGCTGAATATTGTAATCAAGAATATTGCAAGCTCTCTCTTAAAAGATATCCGGATAAAGCTTAACTTAAATGATACGCCTTTTGCGCCAATTGATTCTTCAAATGAAAAAACAATAAAAAATCTTGATGCAGGATTAAAGGAAACAATAACATTCAAGGTGATAACAGCGCCTGGAACAAAAGCAGATGTATATAAAATGCCGCTGGAAATAAATTATATAGACCGGCTTGGAAAGAATTACACAAAATCGCATTTAATCGGCTTGGTTGTCGGCTCAGTTCCAGACCTTTACATCAGCATAGACAGCTCAGCAATATACAAGGTCGGAAGCTCAGGCAAGATAATCATTAAATTTGTTAATAAAGGATTGACAGACATAAAATTTGTGAATGCAAAACTGAAAGAAACAAATGATTATGAAATAGTCTCCCCAGATGTTGTGTATGTGGGAAATGTGGATTCAGATGATTACGAAACAGCAGAATTCAGGCTGTTCCTGAAAAATGCAAAAGACAGCAAGGTAATACTTCCTCTTTTAGTTGATTACAAGGATGCAAACAACAAGGATTATTCTGCAAATGTCAGCCTGGAGCTTAAATTAATCAGCCCTGAAAAACTCGGCATAGAGCAAGGCAATGGCTTTTGGGGAATTGTTTTGCTGATCATCATTGCCGTAGCAGCATGGTGGGGCTATGGGAAATGGAAAAAGAGCAGAAGAAAAAAAGCTTAG
- a CDS encoding ABC transporter permease: MLKDYIKFAYSNFLHRKKRGILTIIGILIGIAAIVALISLSMGMKAALNEEFKKVGSNRVIIEAGGIAFGPPGAGSSLSASELTKDDLDVVSKVAGVDFATGILSETARIEFHDEIKHTLVFGTSTDAETRKRLEEIGLFEIGEGRQLKQTDKYKAVLGYKVVHDLFDTDIKLGDKIKVEDKEFEVVGIQELIGTGVHDLLVRLPLDTAREIFSEPEKISSIMVTTSIGFEPVKVAEAIKKELRKFRNVKENEEDFTVQTVEQRVATVTVILDVVQAVLIGIAAISLLVGGIGIMNTMYTSVLERTNEIGIMKAIGAKNSDIAKIFLIESGLLSLAGGAIGIVIGISIAKAVEFAVQGYGITLFRADISPLLIISALAFSFLIGSVSGSLPARQAALLSPVDALRKK; encoded by the coding sequence ATGCTCAAAGACTACATTAAGTTTGCATACAGCAATTTTTTGCATAGAAAGAAAAGAGGGATTCTTACAATTATCGGCATATTAATAGGAATAGCTGCCATTGTTGCGCTTATCTCATTAAGCATGGGCATGAAAGCTGCGCTTAATGAAGAATTTAAAAAAGTAGGGTCGAACAGGGTGATCATTGAAGCCGGCGGCATTGCATTTGGCCCGCCAGGAGCAGGCTCTTCGCTTTCTGCATCCGAATTGACAAAAGATGACCTTGATGTCGTAAGCAAAGTGGCTGGAGTGGATTTTGCAACCGGGATTCTTTCAGAAACAGCAAGAATTGAATTTCATGATGAAATTAAGCATACACTTGTTTTTGGCACTTCAACTGACGCAGAAACAAGAAAAAGATTAGAGGAAATAGGGCTTTTTGAAATAGGTGAAGGCAGGCAGCTGAAGCAGACTGATAAATACAAGGCAGTTCTGGGCTACAAAGTTGTGCATGATCTCTTCGATACAGATATAAAACTGGGAGATAAAATAAAAGTTGAGGACAAGGAATTTGAGGTTGTCGGCATTCAAGAATTGATTGGAACAGGTGTTCACGATCTTCTCGTCAGACTTCCTCTTGATACGGCAAGGGAGATATTCAGCGAGCCTGAAAAAATATCCTCGATAATGGTTACAACATCAATTGGATTTGAGCCGGTCAAAGTTGCTGAGGCAATAAAGAAAGAGCTAAGAAAATTCAGGAATGTTAAAGAAAATGAAGAAGATTTCACAGTGCAGACAGTAGAGCAGAGAGTTGCAACAGTTACAGTTATTCTTGATGTTGTGCAGGCTGTTTTGATTGGCATTGCTGCAATAAGTCTATTAGTTGGCGGAATCGGCATAATGAATACCATGTACACTTCTGTTTTGGAGAGAACAAATGAAATCGGCATAATGAAAGCTATTGGCGCTAAAAATTCAGATATTGCAAAAATATTTTTAATAGAATCAGGGCTGCTAAGTTTGGCTGGCGGCGCTATTGGCATTGTTATCGGCATTTCAATAGCAAAGGCAGTTGAATTTGCTGTGCAGGGCTATGGCATAACATTGTTCAGGGCAGACATAAGCCCTTTACTGATAATCAGCGCTTTGGCATTTTCATTTTTAATAGGATCTGTTTCAGGCTCTTTGCCGGCAAGGCAGGCAGCATTGCTAAGCCCGGTAGATGCATTGAGGAAAAAATGA